The following proteins are co-located in the Pectinophora gossypiella chromosome 7, ilPecGoss1.1, whole genome shotgun sequence genome:
- the LOC126368294 gene encoding uncharacterized protein LOC126368294, with translation MSRLYRRSIDTIVTRLNALENRSVVDNTPAPPPAVTMDGTAEKIVEAIHSLKTDNSRSYYVSNFDPSIHDVDVWFGEVDRAKLNNRWDDYECVSRIGNCLKGDARVWLDMWVVNDRSWTNFKNDFKPLCARRVDMASILYEVMSTDSDHYQTYAEYARRSLLRLRIVKGLSDELISSIVIRGIRDPHVKASAVNANLLPNDLVNYLATFIKLPSKDRQNSRPVGYGNQLNFNNKPNNNLKRPFAKPHVPVKCYICGETGHKQVECTKKRKIDQSRAGPSTELNKSSNTPKSSSNVVCAYCKKDGHHISVCFAKQRSDANKQTNVNFCSTVNPHQSKDIVVGIVQGIPVDILIDSGAINASLISSSVVKHLSCAHKFTYREIKGVSASPITITSYITVTIELEDISIEVDLLIVPDEYMND, from the exons ATGTCGCGGCTGTATCGACGATCTATAGATACCATAGTGACACGGCTCAATGCTTTAGAGAATAGGTCGGTCGTAGATAATACGCCTGCTCCCCCACCTGCTGTAACCATGGATGGTACTGCTGAAAAAATTGTGGAGGCTATACATTCGCTGAAAACCGATAACTCGCGTTCGTATTACGTTTCTAATTTCGACCCCAGCATCCATGATGTGGATGTATGGTTTGGTGAAGTTGACAGGGCCAAACTTAACAATAGATGGGATGATTACGAATGCGTATCGAGAATCGGAAATTGTTTGAAGGGTGATGCCAGGGTTTGGCTTGACATGTGGGTGGTTAATGACCGTTCCTGGACCAATTTCAAAAATGATTTCAAGCCATTATGTGCCAGGCGAGTTGATATGGCAAGTATTTTATACGAAGTCATGTCAACAGATTCGGATCATTATCAGACGTATGCAGAATATGCGCGTCGTTCGTTGCTCCGATTACGCATAGTAAAGGGTTTGAGTGACGAACTGATATCGTCTATAGTGATCCGTGGCATTAGGGACCCTCATGTTAAGGCTTCGGCTGTAAACGCGAATTTACTACCAAATGATTTGGTAAATTATTTGGCTACTTTTATTAAATTACCCTCGAAAGATAGACAAAATTCTCGTCCCGTTGGTTACGGTAatcaattaaattttaataataaaccgaataacaatttaAAGCGCCCATTTGCAAAGCCACACGTCCCTGTCAAATGTTATATATGCGGAGAAACCGGTCATAAACAAGTGGAATGTACGAAAAAACGTAAAATTGATCAATCTCGCGCGGGTCCCTCGACCGAATTAAACAAATCTTCGAATACTCCAAAATCGAGTTCTAATGTGGTATGCGCTTACTGTAAGAAGGACGGGCATCATATAAGTGTTTGTTTCGCAAAACAACGGTCGGACGCCAACAAGCAaacaaatgtaaatttttgttcCACCGTCAATCCACATCAATCCAAAGATATTGTGGTAGGAATAGTACAG GGCATACCGGTTGACATATTGATTGATAGTGGGGCTATAAACGCATCACTTATTTCGTCATCTGTAGTTAAACATCTCTCGTGTGCTCACAAATTTACATATCGCGAAATAAAAGGAGTTAGTGCCTCACCTATCACTATCACGTCGTATATTACCGTGACTATCGAACTGGAGGACATTTCCATCGAGGTGGACCTCTTAATAGTGCCTGATGAATACATGAAC GACTAG
- the LOC126368032 gene encoding uncharacterized protein LOC126368032, with the protein MAYVGLLPIFDYKTCEWALFKGRLTQYLKVNNVNEENKCAILITHLSDDSYRLVRNLAYPDSVDEYTYKKLVLLLDNHFKPKKCTYADRAKFYGASRHPGENLGDWAARLRGLASYCEFGSALDTVLTDRFILGLGPGPERDKLFEQGPSILKIGQALEMAEQAASAREAKTMVLPKLDYKEEPIYRASMGTGGGRGLSAGQAGGGTHAPLRDQRTATGEGSRCAVCGLKNHSSKNCRYKNYKCQNCGVKGHLKKVCGNKNSRVNNITCDEQSESENEVLCCQECQNFNLRFTN; encoded by the exons ATGGCTTATGTCGGATTATTGCCTATTTTCGATTATAAAACATGTGAATGGGCGTTGTTTAAAGGCCGTTTAACGCAGTATTTAAAAGTGAATAACGTGAATGAAGAAAATAAGTGCGCGATCTTGATAACACACTTGTCCGATGACTCGTATAGGTTGGTGCGTAACCTTGCCTACCCAGATTCTGTGGAtgaatatacttataaaaagcTAGTCTTATTACTCGACAATCACTTCAAGCCCAAGAAGTGTACGTACGCGGATAGGGCGAAATTCTATGGAGCATCTAGGCATCCAGGCGAAAATCTAGGAGACTGGGCGGCACGACTTCGTGGTCTAGCAAGCTACTGCGAATTTGGATCTGCTCTGGATACGGTTTTGACCGATCGATTCATCCTCGGCTTGGGGCCAGGTCCCGAACGTGACAAGCTCTTTGAGCAAGGTCCTTCCATTCTCAAGATTGGGCAGGCATTAGAGATGGCAGAGCAGGCCGCCAGCGCGAGGGAGGCGAAGACGATGGTACTACCTAAGTTGGATTACAAAGAGGAGCCCATCTATCGAGCGTCGATGGGAACTGGTGGTGGGCGCGGCCTGAGCGCAGGCCAGGCGGGCGGCGGAACACACGCGCCACTTCGCGACCAGCGCACCGCTACTGGGGAGGGCTCACGATGTGCCGTATGCGGTTTGAAGAACCACTCGTCCAAGAATTGCCGATACAAAAACTATAAATGTCAAAATTGTGGTGTAAAGGGCCACTTAAAAAAGGTTTGCGGAAACAAAAATTCACGCGTTAATAACATAACGTGTGATGAACAAAGTGAAAGTGAGAATGAGGTTTTGTGTTGCCAggaatgtcaaaatttcaatttAAG GTTTACAAATTAA